One Candidatus Sulfotelmatobacter sp. genomic region harbors:
- a CDS encoding NIPSNAP family protein, producing the protein MVYELRRYVAAPGKADALLHRFEHGTLAIFARAGIRIEHFWRDRDRPGDVVYVCAFADDAAREAAWKAFGADPAWHALKAETERDGPLTVSMTSELLVPILGFPRA; encoded by the coding sequence GTGGTCTACGAGCTGCGCCGCTACGTCGCCGCGCCCGGCAAGGCCGACGCGCTGCTGCACCGCTTCGAGCACGGCACGCTGGCGATTTTCGCGCGCGCCGGGATTCGGATCGAACACTTCTGGCGCGATCGCGACCGCCCCGGCGACGTCGTGTACGTCTGCGCGTTCGCCGACGACGCGGCGCGCGAAGCGGCCTGGAAGGCGTTCGGCGCCGATCCGGCTTGGCACGCGCTCAAGGCGGAGACCGAGCGCGACGGCCCGCTGACCGTCTCGATGACCTCCGAGCTGCTGGTGCCGATCCTGGGCTTTCCGCGCGCGTGA